From Aegilops tauschii subsp. strangulata cultivar AL8/78 chromosome 5, Aet v6.0, whole genome shotgun sequence:
GTCGCAtaaaattttaaaaattgttaatcatgctttgaaaaatttgagggtatacaaaaaatgttgaccatgtatttaaAAAGTGATGAAATTTCTTGATCATGTGTATAAATATGTTAATCAAGCATTAGAAAAATGTTGAACTAGTATTTAAAAATTTTGAACAAGTATTTGGAAAAATGTTGAGCATGTATAAGGCATGTTGATCAAGTATTTGAAAATTTttatcatgtatttaaaaaaaattgaacaagtatttgaaaaaaatttaaacaaatatttaaaaaatgttgatcatgtatataaaaatgttgaacaactatttgaaaaatgttgatcatgtatatgaaaaatgttgaGCAAGTACTTGAAATTTTTTGAACAACTATTTGAAAAACAATGTTGATCCTATATATAAGAAATGTTGAACAAGTAAACGAAAAATGTTGAGCaagtatagaaaaaatgttgaacaagtatttaaaaaaaaagttGATTATGTATATAAGAATATAGAGTGAAAAAGAGAAAGaaacagagaaaaaaagaaacaaagccgaagaagaagaaaaagaaaagattcaaaaaatcggagaagaaaaaaatgaaaggaaaaacaaagaaaaactgGAGAAGACCGGCTCCAGTTCCTCTAGTAGGCTGCGATCCTACTACTAATAGGTAACTCGACGTAGGAGGAGTGGTTAGCTGCGTTGGCGTTTCCCTAAGGACTAGCGCCCTGAAGCCACAATAGTCACCATTGAACCCTGCCATAGATCTGAAATACCTGACACCAAATCTCGCCACATGACGAGAAACCCTATCCTCATCACCTCAAGGAGACGGCAAGAATATATATCGGAGCTTCATCGACTATGTCCAGACGGATGAACTCTATGAGGATTGGAGCCCAGAAGACAAACTCGAAGAAAAAGCGTCACCATCCGCCGAGTGTCGCGCCTGCGAGGACTAACCTAAACTACTAACCTCAACAGAGGCGCCGTGATTCCCTTCCCCCAATAGCAGCCGGAGCGGCAGGAAGATGGGAGGCGAATGCACGGGCTCACACATGAAGCCTAGAGGGGAGGTAATGCCTTTCGTTCACCCAACCAAAATTTCAGTAGGCACTACAATGCCATGGGGTAATAGACTATAAGGGGTGCATATACACCACATAGAGAGTTACAAAGGACTGACACCCAAGTAAGAGATAGACGCAAGGAAAGTAGTGCAGAAAACAAACGTGGAAGGCTGGTAACTCAAGACAAAAACTAACCTTTGGCGGTACCGATACCTCATGAGACGAAGCCTCGAAGCATGGCAATGCATGTCATGAATGACGACAAAGATATGTTTTTTTGATTCTATGCCACAACATGAATGTGTTGCCAGTGCCGCCAAAAAGGCATCATAAAGTGGAGGTGCTCCTCATGCAAATAATCCcaaaaacaaaaaaaggcaaCGATACCTCAACAGTCTAGAGTCGAGAGTCTGCTCAGGGAAAAACTAGAACACCCACATCCACAAGGAACATCAGCAGGACTAGAAGTGCATGAACACACTAGACAACAAACAACATGAGTCAGCTGCATGGCTGAAAGACTTCGATGACAGGGGCCGCACGACAAAGCCGAGGCATATAATGTTTTCGGTTTGCTCGATTCGGTCTTTCTAGAATCCAGTCTTCCATTTTGACGATCAAATTGGTCTTTCCGTTTCTTCATTGTTTGGTCTTTTAGTCTTTAGAGGATGATAATTTGCCAAATAAACCGAATTTCGTAAAACCTGCTCTCAAGTCTCATTCTACAACTCAGATTCATCATGTCTAGTATAGAATACACAGTAGGTGTATGCAGCATTAAAATCACCAGCACTTTACACAACTAAATTCAGTTTGGTATTTTACACTGGTGCTTTTTTTAAAACatcagtacagacgcaagcgctcatatatacgcgcatacactcacccctataaacgcacacacgcacatcctacccctatgagcacctccgagagactgagccggcatgtCATCTtaaaatttacgaagtcaccgtaggcgcctcgtcgtcgacgggaacgtctcctctcACGGAAAGCGCATCGCcgaaaattctaaaataaatccagcaataatgcgagcaccaggacttgaaccctgatggACTGGAGATGTCACTgttcctctaaccatccaaccacatatTGGTTCACTTCAGCCACGCGTCCTCGTCTCGTTGGCTGCCGGCTGGGCCCAGCATACCCAACGTTCACGTGACCCGCGACCAATTCTGTCTACCAGCACCACTCAGACACCTGTACCCCACGACCCAGGGTCACCGGCACCCACGTCTGCTGCGGCCGCGCGCGAGACCAACACCGACCGAGCCGGCTCCCCCGCTTTAAACTCGCCTCCATCCGACCTGGCCGTTTCTCCTTCCCAGTCCACGCAGCCACGACCAAGAAATTTCCCATTCCACCCCTCTCCTCTCGCCGCGGGACCGAGGGATCCCATCGGCCGCTGCTCCATGTCGTCGCTCGCCGTCGGCTGCGAGCTGGAGTGGGAGCTCTGGCTCGGGGGCCTCTTCACGGCGGCGGACCTGGCGGCCGCCGACCTGCTCCTGCAGCTCCGCTTGGGAGAGGCGGAGGCGGCCACGTTCACGATGACGTCCTCCTTGCGGCGCTCGGCGAGCTCGTGCTGCGAGGACCTCGCCGTCGACACTGAGGAGGAGCGGATCGTCAAGGAGACTGCCGTGTCTCTGGGGTCCATGGAGCTTGACTGTATTAGACGTAGACTTCTTTTGATGAATCACACAACCCTTTAGGGGTGGCATGAGTTGTATATATATTGGTGTTACATAGGTACAAAGTACAAATCCTAACCATACACGGTTAGGTATAGAGAAGCTATACGTAATACAATTACAtagtctaacaccctccctcaatcttaACTGTAGCCTGAAGTACAAAGCAAGTTAAGATTGCGCCTACAACTTTCAAACTGAGGTTGTGGAAGTGGCTTCGTGAAGATGTCAGCAAGTTGATCTTTGAAGGAGATGAACTTGATATGAAGAAGCTTCTGTGCAACACGTTCCCTCACAAAATGATAGTCAACTTCGATGTGCTTGGTACGAGCATGAAATACAGGGTTAGATGAAAGGTACGTCGCACCAATATTATCACACCAAAGAACTGGTGGCTGCCCTTGAGAGACTCCCAACTCTCTCAACAGAGACTGTACCCAAATGAGCTCAGCCGTGGCATTGGCAACCGCCTTGTACTCTGCTTCAGTGCTACTCCGAGATACTGTGGCCTGCTTGCGCGCACTCCAGGCGATCAAGTTGCGACCAAAGAAGACAGCATAGCCCCCCGTTGATCGACAGTCATCCAGGCTCCCAGCCCAATCTGCATCAGAGAACGCAGAGAGAGCACTCGAGGAGGTAGACCGAAGATGCAAGCCATAGGTGACAGTATGAGAGAGATAACGCAGTATACGCTTCACAGCTGACCAGTGTGATGTCCGAGGAGCATGAAGATACTGGCGCACACGGTTAACCGCATAGGAGATATCCGGGCGTGTGATAGTCAAGTACTGCAGACCACCAACCACACTGCGGTACTCTGTAGCATCATCTGAAGAAAGAAAGGCACCATCCAAGGTTGATAACCGATCTGTCGCAGACATAGGGGTAGTAGCATGCTTGCAATGCAACATACCAGCACGTCGCAGCAGGTCCAAGGAGTACTTATGCTGAGTGAGAGTCAAACCAGCAGGAGACCGTGAAACCTCCAGACCAAGAAAGTAATGGAGGGCACCCAGATCCTTGACAGCAAAATGACCACCCAGAGCAGACAACAGACGATCAGCGGCGGCCTCTGAGGAGCTGATAAgaataatgtcatcaacatagacCAGCAGATACATAGTAACCTCGGGACGATGTAGCAGAAACAGAGACGTGTCAGCAGTGGATGGAACAAAGCCAAGACATCGAAGCACTGAGCCAAGTCGTGCATGCCATGCACGTGGAGCCTGTTTAAGTCCATAGAGTGCCTTAACGAGACGGCACAGATGATGTGGACGAGCAGGATCAACAAAACCCGGAGGTTGCCGCATATACACCTCTTCCTCCAAGACCCCATGAAGAAAAGCGTTCTGAACATCAAGCTGACGCAGAGACCACCCTTTGGTAACAGCCAAGGACAGAAGCAGACGGATAGTGGTAGGTTTGACAACTGGACTGAACGTATCCTCATAATCAAGACCGTACCTTTGCTTAAAGCCTTTCGCCACAAGCCGCGCCTTGTAGCGCTCGATAGACCCATCCGCATGCTTCTTGACCTTGAACACCCACTTGGAGTCAATAATGTTGACACCAGACATGGGAGGAACAAGGCGCCAAGTATCATTCCGCTGAAGAGCCTGAAACTCCTGTTCCATGGCAGTACGCCAGTGAGGAATCCGAAGAGCCGCCTGAAAATGTCGAGGCTCAGCACTGGGGTCAGCCTCCGTCTGCGCCACACACGCCGCAATCCACGCAACCGTGCCATCTCTGCGCTCTTTTGGGCGAAAAATACCACTCTGACTGCGTGTATGAGCACGTCGAGTAGCGGTAGGTGGCAAAGGTGGTGGCGGAGGTGGTGTCGGAGATGCAGTCGAAGAAGATGGTGACAACGACACAGACGAATCACCAGTCTCAGGCGCGTCATGTGGAGCAGAGGACCACGCAGGGGTCGATGGAGAGGCGGCCGAACCAGGCGAGCGAGGCAACACCTGGCCAGGCATGCGGTCTGGCGGGGCTAACCTGCCTGGGGTCGAAGCAGCAGCAGCCGGCTCAGCCAGCTCGAGCGGACTAGGACGCGCCCCGTGCGGAGCCAAAGCAGCAGCCAACTCAGCCGGCTCGGGTGCCAGGCCAGGGCGCGGCCCGCACGAAGCAGCGACAGCTGGCTCAGCCGGCTCGGGTGCCAGCCCAGGTCGCGGCCCGAACGAAGCAGCGGCAGCTGGCTGGGCCTGCGCCAGTGAGCCAGCGGACGAGGGGCCAAAGGGAGGCGAAGGGGTGCTGATGCATGTGCCATGCACAGGAGAAACATCCCCTGAACACGCACCATCGAGTTCCCGAGCGACCACATGCGACGAATCATCCAGGAGCTCAAGTCGCGCTCCTCGCCCAATACCTGCACCATGGTTAGGTAGCAACGAGGGAGTATATGCAGCATCTACAAATTGAACAGGCAAAGGTAAAGTAGAGTTCCTAGGTGTAGTGGGAGTGGTGGAGGTGTCCGAAAGTGCAGAAAAAGGAAAAACATTCTCATCAAACACCACATCACGAGAGATGTAGACGCGGTTAGAGGGAACATGAAGACACTTGTACCCTTTATGAAGAGAACTATAACCAAGAAACACGCACTGTTTAGACCGAAACTCCAACTTGCGTTGGTTATATGGACGAAGATGAGGCCAACACGCACACCCAAAGACCTTGAGAAAAGTATAATCAGGAGTTTCATTCAGCAAGAGTTCAAGTGGTGTTTTCATCTGACGGAGTCGTATAGGAAGTCTATTAATAAGAAAGCATGCAGTGGAAAACGCATCACTCCAAAACCGGAAAGGAACGGAGGCATGGGCAAGCAAAGCAAGACCAGTCTCAACTATATGGCGATGCTTACGCTCGGCTATACCATTTTGCTGATGTGTATAAGGACAAGACACACAATGTGTGATTCCAAGCTTATTAAAGAATGCGTTGAGGTTGTGATACTCACCCCCCCCAATCTGATTGCACGTGAATGATTTTGTGATTGAGCAGACGCTCAACATGCGCTTGGAATTGCAAGAAAACATTAAACACATCAGATTTGCGTTTAAGAAGATAAAGCCAAGTGAACCGACTGTAAGCATCAATAAAACTAACATAGTAATTATGGCCACTAACAGAGGTTTGAGCATGGCCCCATACATCTGAAAACACAAGTTCAAGCGGTTTATGGACTACACGACTCGACTCAGAAAACGGAAGCTGATGACTCTTGCCTTGCTGACAGGCATCACAAACTGCATCAACATGTTTAATGGACACAACTGGAAGCTCATGACGATGAAGTACATGGCGAACGATGGGAGTGGCAGGATGACCAAGGCGTGCATGCCAATGTGATGGAGACACACGAACACCACTGAAGGCACTGGGAGCTGGTGGCACATCAAGCGCATAAAGACCATTATTGCGTAGTCGACCTCTAAGAAGTACGTCCCTCGTGTCCCGATCCTTAACAAAAAAATGAAAAGGATGAAATTCAGCAAGAACATTATTATCACGAGTAAGTTTAGGAACTGAAAGCAAACTACGTGAAACAGAGGGAACACGAAGGACATTAAGAAGACGTAATTGTTTGGATCGATGTGTAAGAAGTGATGCCTGACCAATATGTGATATGTGCATACCTTCCCCATTAGCGGTGCGAACCTGATCGTGTCCACGGTACGGCTCCTGTGTAGAGAGCTTGCCCATCTCACTCGTCAGGTGATTGGTAGCCCCCGTATCCATGTACCAAGATGCATCAACTGGGTAAGAAGGAGTATGCCCCTGCTCATGAGTCGCGAGGGCAGCCTGCTTCTCATTGCCCTTGCCATTGTTCCCAAGCCCCAAGAAATCCTGCTTGAAGCGACGATGGCAACGAGAAGCAAGGTGACCATCAAGCCCACATAGCTGGCAGGGAATCTGAGCACCACATGAAGGGCAACAGGCACGGACTCGACCTCCTGTCGAGGTACTGGTGTTCCGCGAATTAGTCGCGGTCGGCGGAGGCTTACCACCCGTTGGTGGCTTGGAGGGCTTGCCCTTCCCACGTGTTGCAGCGTTGGCGGAAGGAAAACTCGACGTAGACCGGCGAGCCTGGATGCGCTGCTCGGTAGCAAGGAGACGTGCGTACAACTCTCGTGGCTGGATGGGAGTGTCACGACCATTGATATTCTCCACCAAATTATCATAGTCGTCGCTCAGTCCGTTGAGTACATAGGAAGTGAACTCCTCCGGACCAAGCTCCTTGCCAATGGAGGCAAGTGTGTCAGCCATACCCCTCACCTTGTTGAAGTAGTCAGTGACGGTGAGATCACGAAGCTTCACCTCCCCAAGCGCAGTGCGAATGGCATGAGCCCGCGCCTGAGACTGCGAAGCAAAACTGGTGTGAAGAGCCGTCCACGCGTCCCGAGATGTAGAGGCGAAGATGACCAGTGACGAGACCCCCTCCGTAAGAGAGGACTGGATGGCGGAGAGGATGGCCTGATCCTGAGCCACCCACGCATGATGCCCTGGATGGTATGGCGGCGGGCACGGCAGAGTGCCATCAACAAACCCCTCCAAGTAACGACTGCGGAGAAGTGGTAAGACCTGAGCACGCCATGACAGATAGTTATCCGTCGTCAACTTCACCGGGATGAGATGCGCAAAGTAGAACGGTGCATGAGATACACCATAAtccgaaggcggcggcggcgcataaAAAACCGGGGGTGAAGGACCACTCGGCACGGCGGACGAAGCCACCAGCTCTGTCGATGCACCGCCGTAGGGCGCTCCGTATGAAGCGGGCGCACCGTAAGGAGACGCAGGCACCGAGGTTGGCGGGTAGGCGCAGGCCAACGGGGCAGCGTGGCCATAGGACTGCTGCAGCGGAGAGGGAGCCGACCACTGACTAGCCGGCGCGACGCCGTAGGAGCCGGCCACCGGCGGCTGTTGCAGGGACGAAGCACCCTGATGTGGATGTGCCGCTCCGTAGGGCACATACGAGATGCCCTGGTGATGCACGTCCGAGTGCAGAGGCGGGACGCCACCCGAGCCGGATTGCTGATGAAGATACGGGGCAGCGCCCTGGTAATGTGTATACGGAGCGGCGCCGTAGGAGCCTGCTGGCGGGACTCCATACGGATGCAGGACAGCGCCCTGGTGACTGGCGGCTGGAGCGGCACCATACGGTGCAGACGGGACGGCGGCGCCATAGGAGCCCGCCGGCGGCTGAGCGGCGGAGTCGCCGACGACCGGCGACGGTGGCACGGCGGAGCCCTGGGCAGTGGCAGCCATGGAGGCGCCAGCCAGGGAAAGCAGCGGCGGAGAAGCCAAAAACGGAGAGGCCGGGACGGCCGGAGCGGCGGCTGATGCGGGAGGAATCGCAGCTGCAGCGGCTGGCACCGAGGCCATAGATGCGATCGTGGCGGCAGCGGAAGCAACGATCGTAATTAAGCTGATACCATATTAGACGTAGACTTCTTTTGATGAATCGCACAGCCCTTTAGGGGTGGCGTGAGTTGTATATATATTGGTGTTACATAGGTACAAAGTACAAATCCTAACCATACACGGTTAGGTATACAGAAGCTATACGTAATACAATTACATAGTCTAACAGACTGGAGGACGAGGAAGAGCTCGGCAAACTCGTGCTGCGAGGACCTCGCcgtggacgaggaggaggagcgggtCGTCAAGGAGAGGGCGCTGCCGCTGGGGTCGATGGAGCTGGAAAGGAGGGCAAGGAAGAGGTACCGCCTGCTGTCCGAGCTCTACGCCGCCACGAGACCGGCGAAGGCCGCCGCCCCTgccgcgaagaagaagag
This genomic window contains:
- the LOC141022974 gene encoding uncharacterized protein, which encodes MAATAQGSAVPPSPVVGDSAAQPPAGSYGAAVPSAPYGAAPAASHQGAVLHPYGVPPAGSYGAAPYTHYQGAAPYLHQQSGSGGVPPLHSDVHHQGISYVPYGAAHPHQGASSLQQPPVAGSYGVAPASQWSAPSPLQQSYGHAAPLACAYPPTSVPASPYGAPASYGAPYGGASTELVASSAVPSGPSPPVFYAPPPPSDYGVSHAPFYFAHLIPVKLTTDNYLSWRAQVLPLLRSRYLEGFVDGTLPCPPPYHPGHHAWVAQDQAILSAIQSSLTEGVSSLVIFASTSRDAWTALHTSFASQSQARAHAIRTALGEVKLRDLTVTDYFNKVRGMADTLASIGKELGPEEFTSYVLNGLSDDYDNLVENINGRDTPIQPRELYARLLATEQRIQARRSTSSFPSANAATRGKGKPSKPPTGGKPPPTATNSRNTSTSTGGRVRACCPSCGAQIPCQLCGLDGHLASRCHRRFKQDFLGLGNNGKGNEKQAALATHEQGHTPSYPVDASWYMDTGATNHLTSEMGKLSTQEPYRGHDQVRTANGEDAAYTPSLLPNHGAGIGRGARLELLDDSSHVVARELDGACSGDVSPVHGTCISTPSPPFGPSSAGSLAQAQPAAAASFGPRPGLAPEPAEPAVAASCGPRPGLAPEPAELAAALAPHGARPSPLELAEPAAAASTPGRLAPPDRMPGQVLPRSPGSAASPSTPAWSSAPHDAPETGDSSVSLSPSSSTASPTPPPPPPLPPTATRRAHTRSQSGIFRPKERRDGTVAWIAACVAQTEADPSAEPRHFQAALRIPHWRTAMEQEFQALQRNDTWRLVPPMSGVNIIDSKWVFKVKKHADGSIERYKARLVAKGFKQRYGLDYEDTFSPVVKPTTIRLLLSLAVTKGWSLRQLDVQNAFLHGVLEEEVYMRQPPGFVDPARPHHLCRLVKALYGLKQAPRAWHARLGSVLRCLGFVPSTADTSLFLLHRPEVTMYLLVYVDDIILISSSEAAADRLLSALGGHFAVKDLGALHYFLGLEVSRSPAGLTLTQHKYSLDLLRRAGMLHCKHATTPMSATDRLSTLDGAFLSSDDATEYRSVVGGLQYLTITRPDISYAVNRVRQYLHAPRTSHWSAVKRILRYLSHTVTYGLHLRSTSSSALSAFSDADWAGSLDDCRSTGGYAVFFGRNLIAWSARKQATVSRSSTEAEYKAVANATAELIWVQSLLRELGVSQGQPPVLWCDNIGATYLSSNPVFHARTKHIEVDYHFVRERVAQKLLHIKFISFKDQLADIFTKPLPQPQFESCRRNLNLLCTSGYS